One genomic window of Williamwhitmania taraxaci includes the following:
- a CDS encoding DUF3108 domain-containing protein, translating to MVVRTCFLLLLLQLTIAVDGQEIFNPPIKKNNAFKAGEVLTFQLKYGFISAGIGTLILSEDLYNNKSVFHSSTIVQTTGLAETLYGVKDIYESWFDKETNLPYKQISNIKEGHYTRTNDVTYDQKGRMVTSKSSGTHPVPQKILDLSSTMYYIRRIDFSKISEGDSLLLNMFFSDEVFPLRFIYKGKETIQTNFGKVKCHKICPLVEVGRMFKRADDLTVWFTDDDNCIPVQVKMAIRIAGVVNLKLIKYENLANPVTFKK from the coding sequence ATGGTAGTTCGCACATGTTTTCTCCTCCTCCTTTTGCAGTTGACTATTGCAGTCGATGGTCAGGAAATATTCAATCCACCAATTAAAAAAAATAACGCTTTTAAAGCGGGTGAAGTACTAACTTTTCAACTCAAGTATGGTTTTATTTCAGCCGGAATAGGAACATTGATACTTTCCGAAGATTTATACAATAATAAATCGGTTTTCCATTCATCAACCATTGTTCAAACTACTGGATTGGCCGAAACGCTTTATGGCGTGAAAGATATTTATGAGAGCTGGTTCGATAAAGAAACTAACCTGCCATACAAGCAGATTAGTAATATAAAGGAAGGACATTACACCAGAACCAACGATGTAACATACGACCAGAAAGGTAGAATGGTAACCTCAAAATCGAGCGGAACTCATCCTGTTCCCCAAAAGATTCTCGATTTATCCTCGACCATGTATTACATTAGACGAATCGATTTTTCAAAAATTTCGGAAGGTGATTCGCTGTTGCTGAATATGTTTTTTTCCGATGAAGTATTTCCGCTTCGATTTATTTACAAGGGTAAAGAAACTATCCAAACCAATTTTGGGAAAGTTAAATGTCATAAAATTTGTCCTCTTGTGGAAGTGGGGCGGATGTTTAAGCGAGCCGATGACCTAACCGTTTGGTTTACCGACGATGATAATTGTATCCCAGTACAGGTAAAGATGGCCATTCGCATTGCGGGAGTTGTCAATTTAAAACTCATAAAATATGAGAATCTGGCAAACCCAGTGACGTTTAAGAAGTAG